In the genome of Amphiura filiformis chromosome 4, Afil_fr2py, whole genome shotgun sequence, one region contains:
- the LOC140151568 gene encoding alpha-N-acetylgalactosaminide alpha-2,6-sialyltransferase 2-like gives MPKHTRDVRNQRHRVIFIFLISWSAPSLVIFVYHLSKYINMEERAQIFHGVNNDERRGLLSSFVKHERAGGGLTTKINMIKDQVVKPAPDIKQKIQNTSKVNEDPKKTIKHTRKETNTNTKQKASKTLMNNIRQNVIKVKNMFYKYEKPKIGSIYKHDSQYLNYTKCPTTVRHKMSRSRALKGKYIQDVPILLTPEHITESEYKRLKIYRDLTGWKMNKFEAIAKTMALLNSTINQFLFDDRLGDTGLRENCIRCAVVGNGGILNGSKMGHEIDSHDYVFRTNVAIIDGYEEDVGTKTSFYCFGMKTLSNSVYYFKSKGFPAPPWNAGIRYIFLPEDDWAYRYIHAALTNGTIPKGSQERYAERDPFLFPKPLKAEEIKIIHPDFCRYVDNSWLRSPKLQKSGRATTGAIMIFLALHTCDEVNAFGFMGDPKKYTSHYYDQNFTRSDLTSVAWHDWEKENKLWKLLIDEGIFHIYTRD, from the exons AGATGTCAGAAACCAGAGGCATAGGgttatttttatatttcttaTATCATGGAGTGCTCCAAGCTTAGTAATTTTTGTGTACCATCTAAGTAAATATataaacatggaagaaagagctCAGATTTTCCATGGTGTAAACAACGATGAGCGAAGGGGCCTATTGTCATCATTTGTGAAACACGAAAg AGCCGGAGGTGGTTTAACGactaaaataaacatgataaaag ATCAAGTTGTGAAACCAGCTCCGGACATCAAACAAAAGATTCAGAACACATCTAAAGTTAATGAAGATCCAAAGAAGACGATTAAACATACCCGCAAAGAAACCAATACTAATACGAAACAAAAAGCAAGCAAAACGTTAATGAATAATATTCGCCAGAATGTTATTAAAGTGAAGAACATGTTCTACAAATACGAGAAGCCAAAGATTGGATCGATTTACAAACATGATTCTCAGTACTTGAATTACACG AAATGTCCTACAACAGTTAGACATAAAATGTCAAGGAGCAGGGCACTTAAAGGAAAATATATCCAGGATGTTCCCATATTATTAACACCTGAACATATTACAGAATCGGAGTATAAGCGACTCAAGATTTATCGCGACCTGACGGGATGGAAGATGAATAAATTTGAAG ctATAGCAAAAACTATGGCGCTTTTAAATTCTACAATCAATCAATTCTTATTTGATGATAGACTCGGTGACACAGGTCTTCGTGAAAATTGTATACGATGTGCAGTAGTGGGCAATGGTGGCATTTTGAATGGATCGAAAATGGGGCACGAGATTGATTCTCATGACTATGTGTTCAG AACTAATGTAGCAATAATAGACGGATACGAAGAAGATGTAGGAACTAAAACATCTTTTTATTGCTTTGGAATGAAAACTCTCTCCAACTCCGTTTACTACTTTAAATCTAAAGGATTTCCCGCTCCTCCGTGGAACGCTGGAATACGTTATATATTTTTACCAGAAGATGATTGGGCGTATCGATACATTCATGCTGCATTAACTAACGGTACTATACCGAAAGGAAGTCAGGAAAGATACGCTGAAAG AGACCCGTTCCTATTTCCCAAACCGCTGAAGGCCGAAGAAATCAAAATAATCCATCCAGATTTTTGTAGATATGTCGACAATAG CTGGCTACGGTCTCCTAAGTTACAGAAATCAGGACGAGCAACCACTGGTGCTATTATGATATTTCTTGCACTCCATACCTGTGATGAG GTCAACGCCTTTGGATTTATGGGCGACCCTAAAAAGTATACTTCACATTACTATGATCAGAATTTTACCCGATCCGACTTAACAAGTGTGGCGTGGCACGACTGGGAAAAGGAAAATAAACTCTGGAAATTATTGATAGACGAAGGCATCTTTCATATATATACCAGGGATTGA